From the Saccharomyces paradoxus chromosome XIV, complete sequence genome, one window contains:
- the LSM7 gene encoding Sm-like protein LSM7 (Lsm (Like Sm) protein~similar to YNL147W), protein MHQQQHSKSENKPQQQRKKFEGPKREAILDLAKYKDSKIRVKLMGGKLVIGVLKGYDQLMNLVLDDTVEYMSNPDDENNTELISKNARKLGLTVIRGTILVSLSSAEGSDVLYMQN, encoded by the exons ATGCATCAGCAACAACACTCC AAATCAGAGAACAAACCACAACagcaaaggaaaaaattcgAAGGCCCTAAAAGAGAAGCTATCTTGGATTTAGCTAAGTATAAAGACTCCAAAATACGCGTCAAACTAATGGGTGGTAAATTAGTTATAGGCGTCCTAAAAGGCTATGAtcaattgatgaatttggtCCTTGATGATACCGTAGAATACATGTCTAATcctgatgatgaaaacaaCACTGAACTGATCTCCAAAAACGCAAGAAAACTAGGTTTGACCGTCATAAGAGGTACTATTCTGGTCTCTTTAAGTTCCGCCGAAGGTTCTGATGTACTATATATGCAAAACTAG
- the MPF1 gene encoding Mpf1p (similar to YNL144C): MSSSIFEMTIDHDGMDSGVLKLSQTASSVSMGEEFLCSSNTSTSILDSPLPKVTFNHIDSITDIDTNVMNEIVRPRSEVDVDMVDNNMLYCIDPYPVQPPCYESANPSKVIRYPIYEHCRPCLTSVKPPSYTPSVEHYTVVSMKMEKLSPFENATSRLWNNFILQINSTQINFFFIDESLTKHIKNYRGGDIFDPSHHSKNASDRHHSARSLLNAFTTKTTYQFDKYDKERICGEIAQNERRFLSNERLSKSYSLQCAKVGLPIDYSSRDFVLRMRCEGQQFLIQFSHVDELIYWAMYLNMGISLSLDLELREMPTYRSVPRRRHPRTRRLKQHNKNKNKGKGKQSSDRNDSQPHSLLLRRSHTSSVVTKVATAKERPTNKSRSRSLSLLHPPVSDESCDTDGPTNSGSLARESSQGELCGLFTSKLRNFFKTDSSSRKNSNMNIGQKRRSSELNSVQEEIDDNGDTTNTNTSALSPTFSPVAHSVFTLQSSIHENFRSRSSSNPMDPLHCDRSVLKTKIPEPQYEGPRRSSVSNFSERTIREEELNNGGEDEDDDEEDVNYEEDDEDGYVEDDDINRLMYLDERQSHYENANVQYGTIFSTRNFSVANCMNHDFPKRLSLKCGIKRGFSDDSKWAPAAQLVSRKRYIKDSLRCIKPLTEDHPWVGKIIFKPALPPTFETNNPPIRTCGGESSTDLMLVKNHYLKPYIVGSCGFLKTGLKLFHSYGKTNELTNL; the protein is encoded by the coding sequence ATGTCCTCCAGTATCTTTGAAATGACAATAGATCATGATGGTATGGATAGCGGGGTGTTGAAGCTTTCACAAACAGCCTCATCCGTATCTATGGGCGAGGAGTTTCTCTGTTCTAGCAATACTAGTACTTCTATTCTGGATTCTCCGCTTCCGAAAGTGACTTTTAACCATATCGATAGTATAACGGACATTGACACAAACGTCATGAATGAAATAGTGCGGCCACGATCTGAAGTGGATGTTGATATGGTCGATAATAATATGCTTTACTGCATAGATCCGTACCCTGTACAACCTCCGTGCTATGAATCCGCAAATCCGTCTAAAGTCATCAGGTACCCTATATATGAGCATTGTCGTCCGTGCCTCACTTCTGTGAAGCCCCCAAGTTATACGCCGTCTGTAGAACACTACACTGTGGTGTCTATGAAGATGGAGAAGTTATCGCCCTTTGAAAATGCTACTTCCCGATTATGGAACAACTTTATCCTTCAAATAAACTCTACGCagataaattttttctttatcgaTGAGTCATTAACCAAACATATTAAGAACTATCGTGGTGGCGATATATTTGACCCTTCTCATCATTCCAAAAATGCCAGCGATCGTCATCATTCAGCTCGGTCATTGTTGAATGCGTTCACTACAAAAACCACTTACCAATTCGATAAATATGATAAGGAAAGAATATGCGGGGAAATAGCACAAAATGAGCGGAGATTCCTATCAAATGAGCGCCTCTCCAAGAGTTACTCCCTGCAATGTGCAAAAGTTGGTCTGCCCATAGACTATTCCTCTAGAGATTTTGTTTTAAGAATGCGCTGTGAGGGACAGCAGTTTTTAATACAGTTTTCTCATGTTGACGAATTGATCTATTGGGCTATGTATTTGAACATGGGTATATCACTGTCCTTAGATCTGGAACTGAGGGAAATGCCCACCTATAGAAGCGTTCCCAGAAGAAGACATCCGAGAACAAGAAGACTTAAGCAACACaataagaacaaaaataagGGCAAGGGTAAGCAAAGCAGTGATAGAAACGATTCACAACCGCACTCTTTACTTTTAAGAAGATCACACACCTCTTCTGTTGTAACAAAAGTTGCTACCGCCAAAGAACGTCCAACAAACAAATCCAGATCAAGAAGTTTAAGCTTGCTGCATCCCCCTGTGTCTGATGAGAGTTGTGATACAGACGGGCCTACTAACTCTGGTTCGTTGGCACGGGAAAGTTCTCAAGGTGAATTATGTGGCTTATTTACATCGAAACTAaggaactttttcaaaacagaTTCTAGTTCGAGAAAAAACTCTAATATGAACATTGGGCAAAAAAGGAGATCGAGCGAATTGAATAGCGTTCAAGAAGAGATCGATGACAACGGTGATACTACTAATACCAATACATCTGCACTGTCCCCAACTTTTTCACCTGTAGCACATTCTGTCTTTACGTTACAATCATCCATTCATGAAAATTTCAGGAGCAGGTCAAGTTCAAACCCCATGGATCCTTTGCATTGTGATCGATCAGTTCTGAAAACCAAGATTCCTGAACCGCAGTATGAGGGCCCGCGAAGGTCATCTGTTTCGAATTTTTCTGAGCGTACGATTCGTGAAGAAGAGTTAAATAATGGcggtgaagatgaagatgatgacgaagaagatgtGAATTACGAAGAGGATGACGAAGATGGATACGTCGAGGATGATGACATCAATAGGCTGATGTATTTGGATGAAAGACAATCCCATTATGAGAACGCGAATGTTCAGTATGGAACGATATTCAGTACAAGAAACTTTTCCGTGGCTAATTGTATGAATCATGATTTTCCAAAGAGATTATCACTAAAATGTGGTATTAAAAGGGGGTTCAGTGACGACTCGAAGTGGGCACCAGCAGCACAACTAGTTTCAAGGAAAAGATATATTAAAGACTCATTAAGATGTATCAAACCGTTAACAGAAGACCACCCATGGGTAGGAAAGATTATATTCAAACCAGCGCTGCCACCAACATTCGAGACGAATAATCCACCTATAAGAACCTGTGGCGGTGAAAGCAGTACGGACTTAATGCTAGTGAAAAACCATTATTTAAAACCGTACATAGTGGGATCGTGCGGGTTTTTAAAAACCGGtttaaaactttttcactcTTACGGTAAAACTAACGAACTTACGAATTTATGA
- a CDS encoding uncharacterized protein (similar to YNL146W), which yields MSNTKHTTSHHIEFKRIINLALLFIIIALISRNSVYFKTALQELISRFYRNNSDSVGNNRGPISIFSENLIDFDDVNMVDKTRLLVFLFFCFIITIPFMV from the coding sequence ATGAGCAATACTAAGCATACCACCTCTCATCATATAGAATTTAAAAGGATCATTAACCTTGCTCTTTTATTCATAATAATAGCGTTAATATCTCGGAACTCAGTATACTTTAAAACGGCACTCCAGGAATTAATCTCACGATTTTACAGAAACAATTCAGACTCTGTTGGTAATAATCGCGGACCAATATCTATTTTCTCGGAAAACTTGATAGACTTTGATGATGTTAACATGGTCGATAAGACGAGGCTATTAgtttttctatttttctgtttcatCATTACTATACCGTTTATGGTATAA